The genomic window AGATCGGCACGACGATCGTATTGACGAAGATGTAGACGAACCACTGCAAGGAAGCGAAAATGGTGGTGAATAGGTTGTTAGGTTTCATGGTGTGTAGATTCTGCGAATAATTCATGTTCTCACCTTTCATTTTCTCCGATGCTTTTTCTCGTAGACGCTGTATTTAGGATGTTCAGAATTTGGACGTTCCTTACAGTATATCATCTCGAGCGAATCAATTACCATGTTCCCCCGTCATGCAGGTTTAAAAGGCGTATTAATAAATCGAGTAGGAGGGAGCGGCTAGCCCCGTCCTCTCACACCACCTAGCATGCGGGTCCGCACTAGGCGGTTCCAAAAGGTTGACAAAGTTCCATATAACGAGAAAGCATACTTTTCAGCCCTTTCGCTGCCCAATAGGAGGTTGGTCAATGTCTTAGCAAAATAATGGAACGAAGTTTAATCCGCCGTTACGTTACGAAACTGAAGACAGACAGAAGAGATCAGGTTCTATACATAAATAGATAACCATAAAAGATCTGAGTCAATATGAATTTTGTACAAAAAAACTGCCCTCATCCAAAAAGGATAAAGGCAGTTCCCTGTGCGTTGTTCAATTAACCAGTACTCATCAAGGCTTATCCTGCACTAACATCGAGCAGAGGCTTATTCGGCAGATAGTGGACTTCACGAAGCGGGCCTAGCAACCGTCAGCGGTTGTAGACTTTTTGCAGGGCATCGATGATGATGTTCGCTGTCTCCTCAATCGCTTTGTCCGAGACGTCGATGACCATGCAGCCAAGCTCTTTCATGATTTTGTCCGCATATTCCAGTTCTTCCACGATGCGCTCATATCTGGCATATTGGGCATGCTCACTGAGCCCCATCGACTTCAGCCGTTCCATGCGAATACGCAGGATATATCGGGCATCCATCGTCAAGCCGTAGATTCGTTCAGGTTCCACTTGATACAGCTCCCGGGGCACCTTCATCTCCGGAACAAGAGGCAGGTTCGCAACTTTGAACCCCTTATGCGCCAGGTAGATGCTGAGCGGCGTCTTCGACGTGCGCGATACGCCGATCAGCACGGCATCCGCCTTCAACAAGCCGGACTTATCCTTGCCGTCATCATACTTGACCGCGAACTCCACGGAATCGATCCGTCTAAAGTAATCCTCGTCCATCCTGTGCAGCAGCCCCGGTTTGGCGATCGGCCTCATGTTGAAGGAATCGATGAAGGCCTGCATCATCGGACCCATGATATCCACGGAGCGCACCCCCATCCGGATGCACTCCTGCTTCATGCATTCGCGCAGATCGGGCTGTACCAAGGTATAAGCGATGAATGCCGTCATCGAGGCCGCCTCTTCCACGATCAAGCGGATCTCATCCTCGTGAGAGATATTGCTGTGCCTGCGGATGATCGTGGGCACGGATTCGAATTGCCGCATCGTTGCATTTACGACACCTTCTGCCGTATTCCCTGTTGAATCCGAACAGATGAAAATTGCCCTTTCCTGCGATGGTTGATTGGGCTGCTTATGTGATTGCTGCTTCACCGATTCACACTCCTATCTCTCTCATGCGCTGAAACTTCTGCGGCCGCCAGCTCCAACAGCAGCCGGGTTGTCGTCTCCGTGCTGATCGAACCGGCGATTGCTCCGGATTCCTCGATGACGGGCAGGCTGTCCACTTGGTGATGGATCATCTTCGCCGCGGCATCGAGCACGGGATCCTCCGGTGAGACGGTGACGACCTTGGGCTGCCGCGTCATCACCATGCTGACCGGCATCTGCGGGGCAGCGGCATTGCCCAGGGTGAACTTCAGCAGATCCTTGCGCGAGACAACCCCCGCCAATTCCCCATTCTCCCCTGCCACTACCAGATTGCCGACATCCTCAAGGAACATCGTGATCACCGCATCTTGGATGGTGGTGGATTCCTTGACGATGACGGGCCTGGACATGACATCCTTGACCCGTTTCTCATGCAGCTGCTTGAGGGTCTCTGCGGCGGTTGTCATCTGGGTGCCGAGAAAATAGCCGACCTTCGGCTTCGCGTCCAGCATACCCAGCATGACTAGGACAGCTAAGTCGGAACGGATCGTCGGTCTGCTGACCCCGATCATCTCAGCGATCTGATCGCCAGTAATCGGTTCATGCTGTTTCACGATCTCCATGATTTCATGTTGTCTGGCCGTTAATTGCATGAGTAGATCGCCCCCTTCGTCCCAATATCACATCTTATTGCCGGTATTTCCCCTTCATTATCAAATATGTTGTATCATATTAAAGGATATTCCGCAATATATAACATACTATTATTTTTAATGGAGTATGGTTATATGTGAATTCATCAAAATTTAGCCCCGGTAAAGTAACTCCCTCAAGATCCAACACCATGCCAGCACCATGCCGTTTCCATGCATTCCTTAACATTCTTAATAATAACTTGCTGCAAGCTATTGTCATTCTCCGGATAAACCTATATTATTAATATATCTGTTAAAGATTTGGCAGGATAGTAATAACGTGATTAGATCATGGAGGATGTTGATGAAACTCGATATTTCTGAGAAATCATTGCCCGTCTATGAGGCGCTGGCAAGCGATGTGCGGCTGAAGATGATTCATCTGCTGGCGAAGCAGGAGATGAACATCAAGCAGCTGGCTGAAGCACTGGGCCTGAGCAGCGCGATTATGACGATGCACGTGAAGAAATTAGAGCGAGCGAAGATCATCGAGACACGGATGGTTCCCGGCCGCGGCGGGGCGAGGAAAGT from Insulibacter thermoxylanivorax includes these protein-coding regions:
- a CDS encoding pyruvate, water dikinase regulatory protein, coding for MKQQSHKQPNQPSQERAIFICSDSTGNTAEGVVNATMRQFESVPTIIRRHSNISHEDEIRLIVEEAASMTAFIAYTLVQPDLRECMKQECIRMGVRSVDIMGPMMQAFIDSFNMRPIAKPGLLHRMDEDYFRRIDSVEFAVKYDDGKDKSGLLKADAVLIGVSRTSKTPLSIYLAHKGFKVANLPLVPEMKVPRELYQVEPERIYGLTMDARYILRIRMERLKSMGLSEHAQYARYERIVEELEYADKIMKELGCMVIDVSDKAIEETANIIIDALQKVYNR
- a CDS encoding helix-turn-helix transcriptional regulator; this encodes MQLTARQHEIMEIVKQHEPITGDQIAEMIGVSRPTIRSDLAVLVMLGMLDAKPKVGYFLGTQMTTAAETLKQLHEKRVKDVMSRPVIVKESTTIQDAVITMFLEDVGNLVVAGENGELAGVVSRKDLLKFTLGNAAAPQMPVSMVMTRQPKVVTVSPEDPVLDAAAKMIHHQVDSLPVIEESGAIAGSISTETTTRLLLELAAAEVSAHERDRSVNR